tacacaatgtactattattattataaatattatagCAATTTTGGTAgttcttttttataaacaataattttatattttgtaattaTATGCTTTTTCTttagaaaaataatatatattttatagCATATTTGcatttttattcttaaaagtatatatatatatattcagaaaataatactttctatattaatttattttagcataaaattataagttaaataagatatattttttcatatatacatatatatatatatatatatatatatatatatatatgtgtttgtaaaaaatatattcttattcataaaacaaaacagattatataaattgtgttaaatgaaaaaatatctcttaaaaataaattataaatattgaaatattttttaacatatatttaattggaatattatttcttaaaatgtgtataaaacaaaatatacTAAGTTATgatgtaaatatatttagtaaatatttttacattttcttaaagaaaaaataaaagcttttaatataaatgaattaaatattatttcatGTATAAGCtgtgtttatataaattataaaatttaaatgtatctataattaatttttttaataaaattaattttgttattatataataaatatatgtattaatccattaaaataaatttttttttttttttttttttaattttaatatgtgtatttaattgataaaatttttcacataaaatatttttacacatgataaaaaaaaaaaaaaattacaaaaacatatataacatagaacatataattaagcaaataacaaaatagttatgtttttaataatataatgatgattaaattatcatgaattttatttgctttaaaatatatatttttttcatcttatttgatacatttatatcatcTAATACGGTAAGAacattatattaattataaaatatatttattacttttacactaaaatatatatatatattttttttctccttTAGAATATTCCAagaacaaataataataaaaataacaatcCAAAAAATGTAACAACCGATATAACGCCTTTAGGGCCAATACCTGATATAATTACATTGGATTATATAAGTGAAGTGTTAAAACACATtgaattaataaaagatGAAGTAATTAAGGAAAAGTTGAAAAAActtaaattattaaaaaaaaaaagtaaagataacaaaaatgataaagatttaaaaaaggaaattGATCATTTAGAGAAAGAAATAATTGATACTAGACTACTTTGTAAAgattatattaaaaatgaattaaaagaaataaaagTGTTAAAAGATCAAATTGTAAACGacaaaataaaacaatatcCATGGAA
This sequence is a window from Plasmodium gaboni strain SY75 chromosome Unknown, whole genome shotgun sequence. Protein-coding genes within it:
- a CDS encoding putative exported protein (Plasmodium exported protein, unknown function), encoding MNFICFKIYIFFILFDTFISSNTNIPRTNNNKNNNPKNVTTDITPLGPIPDIITLDYISEVLKHIELIKDEVIKEKLKKLKLLKKKSKDNKNDKDLKKEIDHLEKEIIDTRLLCKDYIKNELKEIKVLKDQIVNDKIKQYPWNKDKLIDSELNKLFLQAQMKRDKILYEQYMKQQLQNPVLQKEIFKTDRIILKILQRINNFFTEFIKNIPQLVLSFVKDFMRDNYIDIINNIPQLELSFEKDFINDNYNDIIKHNQELHFSIRKYSITKYFTEILNDH